The Metabacillus schmidteae nucleotide sequence GTACGCTTTCATAAGGAAACCTTATACATATCAATAACATCATTGTTATTTACTTATGTTACTACTTGTATTAAGATTAAATTGTGAAAAGTATTTAAAAATGGGGTATCATCCTTCGACATTTGTCGACCTTGATCTTTTTAAGGGGGAGAATTTATGACTAATCAAGTGACTACGAAACAAGATGCTTTCCAAGCTCGTAAAAACTTTACGGTTAATGGAAAGAAGTACAACTACTATTCATTACAAGCGCTAGAAGATGCTGGAATTGGTAACGTTTCACGTCTGCCTTATTCAGTAAAGGTTCTTTTAGAATCAGTTTTGCGTCAAGTAGACGGCAGAGTCATTACAAAAGAACATGTTGAAAACCTAGCAAAATGGGGAACTAATGACCTTAAAGAAATTGACGTTCCTTTCAAGCCTTCACGTGTTATTTTGCAGGACTTCACGGGTGTTCCAGCTGTTGTTGACTTAGCATCATTACGTAAAGCAATGGCAGATTTGGGTGGAGATCCTGATAAGATTAACCCGGAAATTCCTGTTGACCTTGTTATTGACCACTCAGTACAGGTTGATAGAGCCGGAACTCCAGATGCTCTTCAATTTAATATGGATCTTGAATTTGAGCGTAATGCAGAGCGTTACAAATTCTTAAGCTGGGCAAAGAAATCATTTGACAACTATCGTGCAGTACCACCTGCAACTGGTATTGTTCACCAAGTAAACTTGGAATATTTGGCTAACGTTGTCCATGCTGTTCAAAATGATGAAGGTGAATTTGAAGCGTTCCCAGATTCTCTAGTTGGTACAGACTCACATACAACAATGATTAATGGTATCGGTGTTCTTGGATGGGGTGTTGGTGGTATCGAAGCGGAAGCTGGTATGCTAGGACAACCATCGTATTTCCCAGTACCTGAAGTTATTGGTGTTAAATTAACAGGCGAGCTTCCAAATGGAACAACAGCTACTGACTTAGCATTAAAAGTAACTCAAGTACTACGTCAACAAGGTGTTGTTGGTAAATTCGTTGAATTCTTTGGTCCTGGTGTAGCAAAACTACCACTTGCAGACCGTGCAACAATTGCTAACATGGCGCCTGAATATGGAGCAACTTGCGGTTTCTTCCCAGTTGATGAAGAAGCTCTTAATTACATGCGCTTAACCGGCCGTGATGAAGAGCAAATTCAAGTAGTTGGGGATTACTGTAAAGCGAATGGTTTATTCTTCACACCGGAAAATGAAGATCCAATCTTTACAAAAGTGGTTGAAATTGATCTTTCTGAAATTGAAGCAAACCTTTCTGGTCCAAAGCGTCCACAGGATTTAATTCCTCTTTCAATGATGAAGGATAAATTCCATGAACATTTAGTTGCTCCTGCTGGAAACCAAGGCTTTGGTTTAGAGGCAACTGAAATAAACAAAGAAATCACTGTTAAGTTCAAAAGCGGTGAAGAAACAAACATGAAAACTGGTGCAATTGCCATTGCCGCAATTACTAGTTGTACAAATACATCTAACCCATACGTACTTGTTGCTGCAGGTCTTGTTGCGAAAAAAGCAACTGAATTAGGCTTAGAGGTACCTAAATACGTAAAAACATCTTTAGCTCCAGGATCTAAGGTTGTTACTGGATACTTAGAAAAATCTGGTTTATTACCACATCTTGAGAATCTTGGATTTAACCTTGTAGGTTATGGATGTACAACATGTATCGGGAACTCTGGTCCACTTGCTGATGAAATTGAAGAAGCAGTAGCGGCTAACGATTTATTAGTAACATCTGTATTATCTGGTAACCGTAACTTTGAAGGTCGTATTCATCCTCTTGTTAAAGGTAACTACCTAGCATCACCACCGCTTGTTGTGGCTTATGCATTAGCAGGTACTGTTGATATTGATCTACAAAGTGATTCATTAGGTAAAGACAAAGATGGTAATGATGTATTCTTTAAAGACATCTGGCCAAGTACGAATGAAATTAATGAAGTTGTTAACAAAACAGTTACACCTGAACTGTTTAGAGAACAATATGAGCAAGTATTTGATGATAATGCTCGTTGGAATGAAATTGAAACTACTGATGAAGCATTATATGTATGGGATGAGTCATCAACATACATTCAAAATCCTCCATTCTTTGAAGGGTTAGAAGCTGAACCAGGTAAAGTAGAAACTCTAAAAGACTTACGAGTTGTTGCTAAATTCGGTGATTCTGTTACAACTGACCACATATCACCTGCTGGTTCAATTGGTAAAGATACACCTGCTGGACGTTACCTACAAGAAAACGGGGTAACACCAAGAGAGTTCAACTCTTATGGTTCTCGTCGTGGTAACCACGAAGTTATGATGAGAGGTACGTTTGCAAACATCCGTATCAAAAACCAAATTGCTCCTGGTACCGAGGGAGGATACACAACTTACTGGCCAACAGGTGAAGTTAAATCAATCTATGATGCATGCATGGATTACAAGGAAGATGGTACAGGTTTAGTTGTTTTAGCTGGTAATGATTACGGAATGGGAAGCTCTCGTGACTGGGCGGCTAAAGGTACTAACCTTCTTGGAATCAAAACAGTTATTGCTCAAAGCTTTGAGCGTATCCACCGTAGTAACCTTGTGTTAATGGGTGTACTTCCTCTTCAATTTAAAGATGGAGACAGCGCAGAAACACTAGGTTTATCTGGTAAGGAAACAATTGAAGTTGAAATCGATGAAACAGTAAAACCACGTGATTTCGTGAAAGTTACTGCTACTGACGAAGCTGGCAATAAAACAGAATTTGAAGTACTAGTTCGTTTCGATAGCGAAGTAGAAATTGATTACTACCGTCATGGTGGAATCCTTCAAATGGTATTACGTGATAAATTAAAAGCTTAACATAAGGAAAAGGGAACGATATTTCGTTCCCTTTTTGTTATGCTCAATATGTACGTTAACTATATTATAACGATAGTATAGATAAAGACGTTTCTCATTTGTATTTTTATGACTATTATTAGAATTTTAATGTGTTTTCGTTGTTCTTTTCGTTAAACCATGCTTAAATGAGAAATGAAGTAATACGATGAAAGGACTTTTGCATTGTATGTATGACGCTTTACAACTTGGACCGTTTACGATTCAATATATCCTTCTGATCTACATAGGTTCGATCTTAGTTACATATTTCATTTTTGATGGATTCATTGCTGATTCAATGATAAAGAAATTTTATAAGCAGCATTATCTTACATTTTGGTTTATTATCTTTATTACATATAAATTTAGTATTGTCGTATTTGAGCCACAGCTGTTATTAACAACCCGCTGGATTTTTTTTACCGGGGGAATAAATGGCTTTTATCTTGGCTTATTAGTGGGTTTTATTTTTTTAATTTGGAAAATAAGAAAAGAAAATATCCCGGTAAAGTTTTTTATACTAACGCTAATGGGACTTTTGTTAACCTTTACGCTCGTATTTCAATTAATTAAGTTTCTTGTATTGTCCGTTCTTTAGGAGGTAAATAAATGAAAAAGGTTTTGGCGATTTCTATTTTGATTTTCCTTATAGGTTACGCTGTTTATTTTGCTATAAATCCAAGTTCACCAAAAGTAGGTGTATCTGAAGGAAGTGCTGCACCTGATTTTGAATTAGAAACTCTAAGTGGAGAGAGCATGAGTTTATCGAGTTTAAAAGGTAAAAAAGTAATAATCAATTTTTGGGCGACCTGGTGTCCACCATGTCGATCTGAAATGCCTGATATGCAAAAAATTCAAAATGAACACAATGGTGATGTAGTCGTATTAGCGGTGAACCTTACGAGTTCTGAGAACAGTGTAGAAACAGTTGACAGCTTTGTAAAAGAATTAGGGTTGACATTTCCTGTATTACTTGATGGAAAAGGGAAAATCAATAATCAATTTGAAGTGCTATCATATCCTACGTCCTATTTTGTAGATGAAAATGGTGTGATTCAAACGAAATTTGTTGGGGCGTTATCATATGATCAGATGAATGATTTTCTTAATAATCTTTAAACCTTTAAACCGTACCTAAATTGGTTCGGTTTTTTAATTTTTCTAATACATAAATTTCATTACTTTTCAAAATATCGATTTAAATGTCAGAAAATTGGGTATCCTTTATTTAAATTAAGACGGAGGTGAAAGGCAACATGAGAAAAACAAGAAAAAAATCATTTGAAGAGTTAGTAAAAGAAAATAAACAGCAATTGTTACAAGATCGAGTAGCACTTGATTTATTGGAGGAACGATGGGAGCAACGTGTTCTAAAAAGATTGGATTAATTGGTCTGCCGGTACAAAATGAATGTAAAATTTTTTTGTATAAAAACAACTAAGGCTAACATTATTATTGTTTCGAGGCAAGCCAAGTTTTTCTAATCATTGTATCCCCTCATAAAGGGTATTCTACTTGTTGAGGAGGCGATAACAATGGCAGGTCAAAACGATAAACAAACTCATTTTAATCCCAATCATGTAGGTACAAAATCACGTGGCTTCGGGAACAATAAAGGTAAACAAATGCAGGATACTTCCGGAAAACATGCTCAAGTGATTCAAACAAAAGGCGAGTAATAGTAGGTAGTTATATTATAAGATAGAAATTCTTTCAATTAACATAAAACGTGTTTAAAATCTTCTTCAAAAAAGCAGACTAACATTGTTTCATTGCTTTTCATATTACTTCACAATGAGAGGAAGGATACACGATGACAAAACATACTAGACCAAATCCAGATGATCGTTCTGATAATGTAGAGAAGCTTCAAAGCATGGTTCAAAACACAATAGAAAATATTGAAGAAGCACAGGACTCCATGCAATTTGCAAATTCAGAAGAGCGTGAACGTATTGAAGCTAAAAACCTTCGCCGTGAGGAAAGTATCAATGCGATGCGCAATGAAATTAAAGATGAAGCACAAGCTCGAGAAAATGGATATCGTTATGATCAGTAAATAAACCAGGCTTCTAGCCTGGTTTATATTTTTAGCCACACAAAAAAAGATATGTTATTATTGGTTGAAGTTATCGTTAGTAATGGATCATCGAAACAAGGAGAGAAGAAAGAATGCTTATATCAAAAGCTGAGATTGAAGTCCGGTATGCGGAAACAGATCAAATGGGTGTTGTATACCATGCAAATTATTTAGTTTGGATGGAAGTGGGGAGAACAAAACTAATTCAAGATCTTGGTTTTTCTTATGCTGGAATGGAAGAACAGGGAATTATTTCACCAGTCATAGACTTGGAAATTTCATATAAAAAACCAATGAGATACGGTGAAACAGCTACAATTCACACATGGATTGATGAATATAATGGGATTAAAAGTGTATATGGATATGAAATATATTCACCAGCCGGTGAGCTATCTGTTCAAGCAAAATCAAGTCATGTTTGTGTGAACAAGGAGACATTTAGACCTGTTAAATTTAAAAAGATGTTCCCTGATTGGCATGAAGCATATGAGAAGGCGAAAAAATAAATGGCATTTGGCATTTCCCGTAAAGAATTACATACATGGAAACAGGAGATTGATAAGGGGAACATTGCGTTTTTAACTCATTTTTGGGTGGACGAACGGTTTCCAAACAGTCATTGCGTGACAAAGGTTGGCTGTAAGGATATTGAAAAATTAGCAAAATGGGGTAAGCAATACGGATTAAAAGAAGAATGGATTCACCATTATAAGCATTATCCTCATTTTGATTTGATGGGAACAACACAATTGACCATTTTGCAAGAAAATGGTCTGGAAGACCACATACAACGTTTTAAAATACGAATAACTTAGCTTAAGGGGAAATTTCACTAGACAATAGAACTTGTGAAATTTCCCCTTTTTCCGTGCAATGCCAGTTTTAATAATTAGATGCCATTTAAAATGGTCTAAATTAATTATATTGAAAAACAGGTTCTTCAGCATCTTCATCTAAATCAACATGTAAATCATGCTGATCAAAATACCATAAATCACGATTTTCAACAAAGAATGTAATTCCTTTACTTTCTACACTGGATCCGATTTCTTCTGGTACTTGCTTTACTACTCCGAGTGAAAAGCCTTTTTGTACATTACTACATCCACCATATCTAACAAAAAATTGAACTGTGTCACCTTCTTCAAGTTGTAATTCATTTATATACCAATCAGCTGCTTTGTTATCAATGGTTATTTTCAAGACCGAACACTCCTTATGTTTTTTATCTTAAATTTATTATAGTATAGATGTGTTGATAGGGCTAATAATGAATCTTACGAAAAAAATAAAAAGAAGATGAAGTAAAGCAAAATCTCTTCTTTCGAAAAGTTCTGTTTTACTTATCTCCTCAAGTTATAGCCACTTTACTTTAGGTTCTGTTTTATTCATTATACGTTTAATATTTGCACGATGGCGATAGATAACAAACCCAGTCATAAGTGTTATGACTATGATAAGGGGAATGTCCTTTGTAAACAAACTGTAGATGATCCCATACACACCTGCAAGCATAGAAGAAAGTGATACATATTTTGAAATATAAAGAACGATAAAAAAGAAGGCTAACATTGTAATGAACAATAGCGGTACGTAACATAATAGTACGCCCCCAGATGTGGCAACTGCTTTTCCGCCTCTAAATTTTGCGAAAATTGGATATGTATGTCCGATAACGGCGAAAATCCCTACTAACAATTGATGCAGGTGATCAAGACCGAAGATTAAAGGTAGGGCAGCAGCAAGTGTTCCTTTTAAGATATCTGCACCTGTAACGATTAAGCCTGCTTTTACACCTAATGTCCGAAATGTGTTTGTTCCACCTAAATTCCCGCTCCCATGTTCCCGTATGTCAATTCCATACCCAAGCTTGCCTACAATAAGACCTGATGGAATGGAGCCTAGTAAATAAGCTAAGATAAAAATAATGGCTTCAATCATGTTTGTACTCCTTTGCGTATTCTTTCTATATTCTATCATGATAACTGAAAAAAACACTATGAGAGAATAAAAAAAGATAAAAACTCTCATGTTATTAGTAACATTCTTATGACGTACATAGTATAAGAGATAAGTTACAATTCCATACAAATGGGAATTGATTCCAGATAGTCTAGGCAAATTCATTGTTTGGTGTGTCTCAAACTTGTTATGATAGAGGAAAAGGAGATGGGATAATGGCAATTGAAAATCCATCAAGAGAAGAAATTGGCCAAATTTTAAAGAACAGTAAGACGATAGCGGTTGTCGGTTTATCTAACAATCCTGATCGTACATCATATTTGGTAAGTAAAGCTATGCAGGACGCGGGATACAAAATTATTCCTGTAAATCCGACGGTTGATGAAGTATTAGGTCAAAAAGCAGTAGGACGTTTGAGTGAAATAAAAGACCATGTTGATATCGTAAATGTTTTTCGCCGTTCAGAACATTTGTTGGAGGTTGCACAGGAATTTTTGAAAATAGACGCAGACGTATACTGGGCTCAGCTTGGATTAGAAAATGAAGAAGCGTATCAATTATTGAAAGACAATAATAAAACCGTTATCATGAATCGTTGTATTAAGGTTGAGCATGCTATGACAAAGTAATTTATTTGCTTATTTTTAAGAAAATCCTTGTATAAACAAGGATTTTTATTTTATTATGCGAATACTGTTTCCTAAAACCAATTTACCATATACAATAAAGCATGGATAAGAGGCAATTGGTAAGATAATAAGTGTAAGAAAACTTTAACTTGATTTTCTCTGCTTTTGTGGGGGTTGTCGATCTGCAAATTATTGTATAAAATACTAAAACATGCGTTCTATTGTGAAAAAAGATTTAATTGTTTGTCACTGAAAGGGGTTTAGTCGCTTGGGAAAGAAGCAACAGTTTGATTATAATGATGATGCGATTCAAGTCCTCGAAGGTCTTGAGGCTGTAAGAAAACGACCTGGTATGTACATTGGTAGTACTGATAGTCGGGGGTTGCATCATCTTGTGTACGAAATCGTAGATAACTCTGTGGACGAGGCTTTAGCAGGCCACGGAGATCATATAATTGTAAAAATACATAAAGATAACAGTATATCTGTTCAAGATAAGGGACGAGGAATGCCGATTGGTATGCACAAACTCGGAAAACCTACACCTGAAGTCATCTTAACGGTCCTTCATGCTGGTGGAAAG carries:
- the acnA gene encoding aconitate hydratase AcnA produces the protein MTNQVTTKQDAFQARKNFTVNGKKYNYYSLQALEDAGIGNVSRLPYSVKVLLESVLRQVDGRVITKEHVENLAKWGTNDLKEIDVPFKPSRVILQDFTGVPAVVDLASLRKAMADLGGDPDKINPEIPVDLVIDHSVQVDRAGTPDALQFNMDLEFERNAERYKFLSWAKKSFDNYRAVPPATGIVHQVNLEYLANVVHAVQNDEGEFEAFPDSLVGTDSHTTMINGIGVLGWGVGGIEAEAGMLGQPSYFPVPEVIGVKLTGELPNGTTATDLALKVTQVLRQQGVVGKFVEFFGPGVAKLPLADRATIANMAPEYGATCGFFPVDEEALNYMRLTGRDEEQIQVVGDYCKANGLFFTPENEDPIFTKVVEIDLSEIEANLSGPKRPQDLIPLSMMKDKFHEHLVAPAGNQGFGLEATEINKEITVKFKSGEETNMKTGAIAIAAITSCTNTSNPYVLVAAGLVAKKATELGLEVPKYVKTSLAPGSKVVTGYLEKSGLLPHLENLGFNLVGYGCTTCIGNSGPLADEIEEAVAANDLLVTSVLSGNRNFEGRIHPLVKGNYLASPPLVVAYALAGTVDIDLQSDSLGKDKDGNDVFFKDIWPSTNEINEVVNKTVTPELFREQYEQVFDDNARWNEIETTDEALYVWDESSTYIQNPPFFEGLEAEPGKVETLKDLRVVAKFGDSVTTDHISPAGSIGKDTPAGRYLQENGVTPREFNSYGSRRGNHEVMMRGTFANIRIKNQIAPGTEGGYTTYWPTGEVKSIYDACMDYKEDGTGLVVLAGNDYGMGSSRDWAAKGTNLLGIKTVIAQSFERIHRSNLVLMGVLPLQFKDGDSAETLGLSGKETIEVEIDETVKPRDFVKVTATDEAGNKTEFEVLVRFDSEVEIDYYRHGGILQMVLRDKLKA
- a CDS encoding TlpA family protein disulfide reductase codes for the protein MKKVLAISILIFLIGYAVYFAINPSSPKVGVSEGSAAPDFELETLSGESMSLSSLKGKKVIINFWATWCPPCRSEMPDMQKIQNEHNGDVVVLAVNLTSSENSVETVDSFVKELGLTFPVLLDGKGKINNQFEVLSYPTSYFVDENGVIQTKFVGALSYDQMNDFLNNL
- a CDS encoding FbpB family small basic protein; translated protein: MRKTRKKSFEELVKENKQQLLQDRVALDLLEERWEQRVLKRLD
- a CDS encoding acid-soluble spore protein N, which codes for MAGQNDKQTHFNPNHVGTKSRGFGNNKGKQMQDTSGKHAQVIQTKGE
- the tlp gene encoding small acid-soluble spore protein Tlp gives rise to the protein MTKHTRPNPDDRSDNVEKLQSMVQNTIENIEEAQDSMQFANSEERERIEAKNLRREESINAMRNEIKDEAQARENGYRYDQ
- a CDS encoding acyl-CoA thioesterase, with translation MLISKAEIEVRYAETDQMGVVYHANYLVWMEVGRTKLIQDLGFSYAGMEEQGIISPVIDLEISYKKPMRYGETATIHTWIDEYNGIKSVYGYEIYSPAGELSVQAKSSHVCVNKETFRPVKFKKMFPDWHEAYEKAKK
- a CDS encoding HesB/YadR/YfhF family protein produces the protein MKITIDNKAADWYINELQLEEGDTVQFFVRYGGCSNVQKGFSLGVVKQVPEEIGSSVESKGITFFVENRDLWYFDQHDLHVDLDEDAEEPVFQYN
- the plsY gene encoding glycerol-3-phosphate 1-O-acyltransferase PlsY, which produces MIEAIIFILAYLLGSIPSGLIVGKLGYGIDIREHGSGNLGGTNTFRTLGVKAGLIVTGADILKGTLAAALPLIFGLDHLHQLLVGIFAVIGHTYPIFAKFRGGKAVATSGGVLLCYVPLLFITMLAFFFIVLYISKYVSLSSMLAGVYGIIYSLFTKDIPLIIVITLMTGFVIYRHRANIKRIMNKTEPKVKWL
- a CDS encoding CoA-binding protein translates to MAIENPSREEIGQILKNSKTIAVVGLSNNPDRTSYLVSKAMQDAGYKIIPVNPTVDEVLGQKAVGRLSEIKDHVDIVNVFRRSEHLLEVAQEFLKIDADVYWAQLGLENEEAYQLLKDNNKTVIMNRCIKVEHAMTK